A region of the Equus quagga isolate Etosha38 chromosome 11, UCLA_HA_Equagga_1.0, whole genome shotgun sequence genome:
GGGGactgggtggagagagggagtTCAGAGGCACATCACTAGGAGGGACAAGCAGCTGACAGGAGACGCAGAGAGGGAGCTCCGCGATGGACTCAGCCTTCCTCCATTTCCAGTCTTTCCTTCCCAACTGTCCCTGCTTCTCGGAGACATGTCCTTTTCAGGGGTTAGGGTGGAGCCACTATAAACACAGCCCGCTGTGAATGGAGACATGGAAACCCCCCAGCCGCTCCTTGAACGCTGCCCTAAGGCCCACCTGGGCAGGCTGGGTAGGGACACAGAAGGTGAAAGCCATGAAGAGACACCCCTACCTTTGAGagcaagaaaaatgaagtgaaaactcTCACTTGCCGCCCCAGTGCAGGAATCCGGTATAACCTGATACAGTTAAGGAGCGGCAGAAAGCTTGGGCTTTCCCATGTTTGAAACTTGCTGGCTCTAGGGATTTGCATCTGGGGGTCCCTGGGGTTAAGGAGGCAGACAACACCTGAGACTGCAAGGTTAGTCAAGGACTCTGACTCCCTTTCAGCCAGACCCAATCTGAGGTGGGAAGAGCTGTAACggctcctccctcctggggctgGTCACACTGCACCCGGTGCAGCCACTCCAGACACCCAGGCTTCTGGCTCCCTTCAACTCTGGAAGGCTCATGAATATTAAAGCTGAACCTTAAAGACTTCTGGCTTGGAAGAGGCAGAACGCCCACACCCTCCACTTCTACTTGTCTCTTCTCTactcttttcccttcccccagggaaaaatatttacacagaGCAGGAGACAAACTGGCCAAAAAGCTCTGGACTgtctttaacttattttaaaacaaaacaaaaaacaccactCAGAAGCAACccttgaaaataaggaaaaaggcaCTATGAAAAAACAACATGCTCGGTAATACAATTTGGAGAGAAAACAATGTGGAAAAGAGCTGTAGTTCTCAGTCTGACTTTCTCAGGAAGCCGCAGGGGGCACCgctccttccttccaccccacCTACTTCCACTTCAGCAAAACCTACGGGGGGTCAGGGGTCGCAGCTGGAAGGCAGATCCTACTcgccctcccctcctctggcaGAAGCTCCACAGCAAGGGCTTGGCGCGCCCGCCCGCTCCTTTCTGTGTGTATGTAGGAAGAATACAGAGACGGCTGTTCTTCTTTCAGTCATCCCGACTGAAACAGACATTTGCATAGAGAAAATACCAGCCcacttggtttcttttcttttattattggcATCAGCTAGGACTATACGTGGCATTAAACGTCATGCACTGatgaacagaagaggaaaaggatgaaaaaaaggacaaaggaggaGAAATAGGAGCAGCAGTGAAAATTTGCAATAAAAACTCTCTTCTTAATTTATAGGTAAGATTTGGCATTGTTATATCCaactccccctcccaccccccaaagTGCCAACCAAAGTGAGAGGGTCACAGGTGACCCAGCCAGGTGGTCTGAGCTCCCTCGCAGACTGCTGTTAGGGGCAGCTCGTGGGTTTAATTCTTTTGTacgttttaaattttttcactttctttaaataatctcttCTTGATTCTTAGACGTTCCGGTTCACAGGGGTGACATAATTGCGGGGAAACATGCCGGTCTGCCCGTGGCAAGCCCCTTTCCACCAGTTGGGGTCTGAGTTATCCATGACGTGGATAAAGTCTCCCCGACGGAATCCCAGCTCTCCATCCTCCTGGGGATCAAAGTCAAAGAGGGCTTGGACATATGTCGGCTGCTGCAGAAGAGGGGCAGGAAAAAACACAGACATCGCATTTCTGACGGTGGCCAGCCCCCGCGTGAGGGGACTGGCTACGGGAGGGAAACAGATGTGTGCCAACTTGTTCACATTTCCTGAAATAACctcccatttctcctctcctctccatttaTTCTTATGGATTCTAAGTTTACTCCAGGTGGGTGTAGTGTAATCTTTCGCCAAAGCTCAAAAATACTGGGGAAACCTCACTCTGGCGGCCACTTGTGCCATGTTATCAAGTAGAGAGTGGCAAGCACTGCTTTAAGGGGAAAGAACTTCAGAGACAGCCATTGAGGTTATGTTTATAATGCCAGGATTTGAAAATGCTTTAGTTCCTATCACTTTATCACTTAGACAATCCTTAAGGTTTTATAGAGTCAAAAGGTCAAGAGCTTGAATAAAATGAGGTGGTGCTAATCCTAGCACGCAGCTAGGATTTAGGGACAGGAACAGAGCAATGAGTGTGGACCCCTCTCCCGCACAAGAATGATTTTCCTCACAATTTGCTTCCAGGGAAAGAATGTTTGAGAGTGTGAAAGAGCCTCTTCTTAGAGACACAGGTGGTAAACTAGCAACACACTGCCTCACAGAAGCAgcctctggaaaaggcaaaccttTTTATTTCAAACTTCAAATCTTTAACACGAATTACGAGTAACATTTTGAATAACGAGCATAGAAGCCCTAGAAGGAATCCTTTGAAAGGCACCTGCTTACCTGAGAAGCTATTCTTAATTGCTAAAAATGATCCCAATCGCTCTCTTATGAGAATTACCTGTGGCACCTGTTCTATGTCCCGGAGAAATATCTGCTGGTTTCTGGAGACAGATGTGGATCTGTGATAATCTACCAGCTCATTCAAAGAATTGAACTTCACCACCCAAAGGAAATACTTCCCAGCTCCATCTCGGAGCACCTTGAAGTGCTGCACGTcgtttccaaacctggggaggggcagagaataCACGTGAGAACAGGCCGGAGGGCTCTGCCCTGGCTACCGGGGCCGTCTGCCCATCAAAGCGGAGTCTTGAGAGAACCAGTGTTCTGGCAACACTCCTCAAAGCCTGAGGGGCCCAGGACTGTGGCACAACATGACTTCCTGGCTGCAGAGTTAGGAGAATCACTGAGCGCCCGAGCCTCATCCACTGGGCCCGATGACCACCAGCGACAACACGAAGAATCCTCACCAGACAGGGAAACCCCCTCCACCAGTGTGTCCAATTCTGAAGATGTTTGTGAATAAAAAGAGAATGCCCTAACCTAGGGCATGCCTCTATGTGCCCTGCACTGCCCCAAATGAAACAGAGCCTTATTTAAGGCAAGGAGTGTGACTGACTTaacttttcaagaaaacaaaacaaaacttaggTGAAATGCTTTTAACTGaagcataattgacatataataacTTAGTTTCAGGTGTCTATTATAGTGATTCGGTATTTACATCCATGAcgaagtgatcaccacaataagtctagccacaatctgtcaccatacaaagttattacaatattaccGACTATATTCCCTattctgtacattacatctccaggacttatttattttataactggaagtttgtacctcctAATCCCCATTTAAAGACTACAAAATGTAGGAT
Encoded here:
- the GRB2 gene encoding growth factor receptor-bound protein 2 isoform X1; this translates as MEAIAKYDFKATADDELSFKRGDILKVLNEECDQNWYKAELNGKDGFIPKNYIEMKPHPWFFGKIPRAKAEEMLSKQRHDGAFLIRESESAPGDFSLSVKFGNDVQHFKVLRDGAGKYFLWVVKFNSLNELVDYHRSTSVSRNQQIFLRDIEQVPQQPTYVQALFDFDPQEDGELGFRRGDFIHVMDNSDPNWWKGACHGQTGMFPRNYVTPVNRNV
- the GRB2 gene encoding growth factor receptor-bound protein 2 isoform X2 gives rise to the protein MEAIAKYDFKATADDELSFKRGDILKVLNEECDQNWYKAELNGKDGFIPKNYIEMKPHPWFFGKIPRAKAEEMLSKQRHDGAFLIRESESAPGDFSLSVKFGNDVQHFKVLRDGAGKYFLWVVKFNSLNELVDYHRSTSVSRNQQIFLRDIEQVPQPTYVQALFDFDPQEDGELGFRRGDFIHVMDNSDPNWWKGACHGQTGMFPRNYVTPVNRNV